In Thermovirga sp., a single genomic region encodes these proteins:
- a CDS encoding ABC transporter ATP-binding protein gives MIVPGEDFILRVEKMSRHFGGLKAVDKVSFHVRRGEILGLIGPNGAGKTTCFNVISGVYRPTSGQIFLEGERIDGLPAHSIAAKGVGRTFQIVRPFGGMTVLNNVMVGLGLPRYSSFVKTSLLFNTGKNREQAMAFLKEVGLEGFADGLAANLSLGNLRRLELARALALGPQLLLLDESFSGLSQEEIKQMMKLVRDIQKRGFTILLIEHNMRVAMSLCERLVVLDHGGKLAEGPPGEIRSDEKVIEAYLGRGESNNA, from the coding sequence ATGATCGTGCCGGGCGAGGACTTTATCCTCCGCGTCGAAAAGATGAGCCGCCATTTCGGTGGGCTTAAAGCCGTCGACAAGGTGTCCTTCCATGTGCGCAGGGGCGAGATCCTTGGCCTGATAGGACCCAACGGCGCTGGGAAGACGACATGCTTCAACGTAATCTCCGGGGTATACCGTCCCACGTCGGGGCAGATATTCCTTGAGGGAGAACGCATCGATGGTTTACCGGCGCATTCTATCGCCGCCAAGGGAGTGGGACGCACCTTCCAGATCGTCCGTCCCTTCGGCGGGATGACGGTACTGAACAACGTCATGGTCGGACTTGGGTTGCCGAGGTACAGCTCCTTCGTTAAAACCAGCCTTCTTTTTAACACCGGCAAGAACCGCGAGCAAGCTATGGCTTTCCTCAAAGAAGTGGGACTCGAAGGATTTGCAGATGGTCTCGCCGCCAACCTCTCCCTAGGGAACCTTAGGCGCCTTGAATTGGCAAGGGCTCTCGCTCTGGGGCCCCAACTTCTGCTCCTTGACGAATCCTTTTCGGGCCTGAGCCAAGAAGAAATCAAGCAGATGATGAAATTGGTCAGGGACATCCAAAAAAGAGGTTTCACGATCCTCCTCATCGAGCACAACATGAGGGTGGCCATGTCGCTGTGCGAAAGACTCGTCGTGCTTGACCACGGGGGCAAACTGGCGGAAGGTCCTCCCGGCGAAATAAGGTCCGATGAAAAGGTGATCGAGGCCTACCTTGGAAGAGGAGAATCAAATAATGCTTAA
- a CDS encoding branched-chain amino acid ABC transporter permease, translated as MGGYFSTVAIMIGIYALVASGLNIIVGFAGQISLGHAAFFGIGAYSSALLCTKAGFSFWWSLPLATLITGLIGALLGIPSLRVRDDFLAITTIGINFIVRSIFLYVPFFGGALGIGGIPTPVLFATRLRGQYYLALILVLLALVTWFTFLFVRTWTGLATEAMREEETAAGAMGISHVRFKILAFTIGSAMAGLGGVLYAHFVNFISPDDFGFPVSIMLLSMAVLGGMGSIWGPILGAIVLGSLPELFRPLVQYRMLLYGIALLLVIRFQPQGILGEGSILGRLVSRGRR; from the coding sequence TGGCCTCGGGCCTGAACATCATCGTCGGGTTCGCAGGACAGATATCCCTGGGCCATGCGGCCTTTTTCGGCATCGGGGCCTATTCCTCCGCTCTGCTTTGCACGAAGGCGGGCTTCTCCTTCTGGTGGAGTCTTCCCCTGGCGACCCTGATCACGGGGTTGATCGGCGCCCTGCTGGGCATACCCAGTCTCCGAGTAAGGGATGACTTCCTTGCCATAACCACCATAGGTATCAACTTCATCGTTAGGAGCATCTTCCTCTATGTTCCCTTTTTTGGCGGGGCGTTGGGCATTGGAGGCATACCGACACCCGTATTGTTCGCCACCAGGCTCAGGGGTCAGTACTACCTGGCCCTCATCCTGGTTTTGTTGGCCCTGGTGACCTGGTTCACTTTTCTTTTCGTCCGGACCTGGACCGGGCTCGCCACGGAAGCCATGAGAGAGGAGGAGACTGCCGCGGGAGCGATGGGGATCTCCCACGTGCGCTTCAAGATCCTTGCCTTTACCATAGGGAGCGCAATGGCCGGCCTCGGGGGGGTGCTCTATGCCCATTTCGTCAATTTCATTAGCCCCGACGACTTCGGGTTCCCCGTTTCCATCATGCTGCTATCCATGGCGGTACTCGGAGGCATGGGGAGCATCTGGGGCCCCATACTGGGGGCCATTGTGTTGGGCTCCCTCCCCGAATTGTTCAGGCCCCTGGTCCAGTACCGTATGCTCCTTTACGGCATTGCCCTTTTGCTTGTCATACGCTTCCAGCCCCAGGGCATCCTCGGAGAGGGCAGTATTTTAGGCAGGCTCGTCTCGCGGGGGAGGCGATGA